The Pseudophryne corroboree isolate aPseCor3 chromosome 2, aPseCor3.hap2, whole genome shotgun sequence genome has a segment encoding these proteins:
- the DYRK3 gene encoding dual specificity tyrosine-phosphorylation-regulated kinase 3 isoform X4, whose protein sequence is MKDHQQVKVQQLFDDSGNRRGSAVILGADYTLPVLTKEKSSDSSGTSKSSDGSTKSSKATYLSPEQSLKQNKHQLTSFEVQEISNFPEIHFVGPNAKKRQGVVGGPNNGGYDDDQGGYTLVPHDHVAYRYEVLKLIGKGSFGQVAKVYDHKLHQHLALKIVRNEKRFHRQAAEEIRILEHLKKQDKTGSMNVIHMLESFTFRSHICMTFELLNMNLYELIKRNKFQGFSLQLVRKFAHSILQCLEALHRNKIIHCDLKPENILLKQQGRSGIKVIDFGSSCFEHQRVYTYIQSRFYRAPEVILGSRYGMPIDMWSFGCILVELLTGYPLFPGEDEGDQLACMMELLGAPPPKILEQAKRAKNFFNSKGYPRYCTVNTLPNGSVVLNGSRSRRGKMRGAPGSKDWLAALKGCEDALFIDFLKGCLNWDPTARMTPSQALRHQWICKRLPKPPITDKSSGKRITSHTSSFPGIVSKLPPVVGVANKLRANLMNDSNGSIPLRTVLPKLVS, encoded by the coding sequence TAGGAGCAGACTACACATTACCAGTGCTGACCAAAGAGAAGAGCTCGGACAGTTCCGGCACCTCAAAATCCAGTGATGGCTCGACCAAGTCCTCCAAGGCCACATATTTAAGTCCTGAGCAATCGCTTAAACAAAACAAGCACCAACTGACCTCTTTTGAAGTGCAAGAAATCAGTAACTTCCCTGAGATCCACTTTGTGGGTCCAAATGCAAAGAAAAGGCAAGGTGTTGTAGGGGGTCCGAACAATGGCGGGTATGATGATGACCAAGGTGGATATACATTGGTGCCCCATGACCATGTGGCTTATCGTTATGAGGTGTTGAAATTAATTGGGAAAGGTAGCTTTGGTCAGGTGGCAAAGGTGTATGACCACAAACTCCACCAGCATTTGGCCCTAAAGATTGTCCGCAATGAGAAAAGATTCCACCGTCAGGCAGCAGAAGAGATCCGGATCCTGGAACATCTAAAGAAGCAAGATAAGACTGGGAGCATGAATGTAATTCACATGCTGGAAAGTTTTACTTTTCGCAGTCACATCTGCATGACCTTTGAGCTACTGAACATGAACTTGTATGAGCTAATTAAGAGAAACAAATTCCAGGGTTTTAGTCTGCAGCTAGTTCGGAAGTTTGCCCACTCAATCCTACAATGCCTGGAGGCTCTACACAGGAATAAAATCATCCACTGTGACCTTAAGCCAGAAAACATATTGCTTAAACAACAAGGACGCAGTGGAATCAAAGTGATTGACTTTGGATCCAGTTGTTTTGAGCACCAACGCGTCTATACATACATTCAGTCTCGTTTCTATAGGGCACCAGAGGTAATTCTTGGAAGTCGTTATGGCATGCCCATCGATATGTGGAGCTTTGGGTGCATTTTGGTGGAGCTGTTGACTGGCTACCCACTGTTCCCAGGTGAGGATGAGGGAGATCAGTTAGCATGCATGATGGAACTCCTTGGAGCTCCACCTCCAAAGATATTAGAGCAAGCCAAGAGAGCAAAGAATTTTTTCAACTCCAAGGGCTATCCTCGCTATTGCACTGTCAACACACTTCCTAATGGGTCCGTAGTCCTAAACGGAAGCAGGTCACGCAGGGGCAAGATGCGTGGTGCTCCCGGTAGCAAGGACTGGTTGGCAGCATTAAAGGGTTGTGAAGATGCTCTTTTCATCGACTTCTTAAAAGGATGTCTGAACTGGGATCCGACTGCACGCATGACCCCCAGTCAGGCACTAAGACACCAGTGGATCTGCAAGCGATTGCCTAAGCCCCCAATAACAGACAAGTCCTCAGGAAAAAGGATTACAAGCCATACCAGCTCCTTCCCAGGGATTGTCTCCAAATTACCCCCTGTAGTGGGTGTGGCCAATAAATTACGAGCCAATTTAATGAATGACTCTAATGGGAGCATACCACTGCGAACTGTTTTGCCCAAACTAGTCAGCTAA
- the DYRK3 gene encoding dual specificity tyrosine-phosphorylation-regulated kinase 3 isoform X3 produces MLIRRHLADLLFAKISGNKFAMKDHQQVKVQQLFDDSGNRRGSAVILGADYTLPVLTKEKSSDSSGTSKSSDGSTKSSKATYLSPEQSLKQNKHQLTSFEVQEISNFPEIHFVGPNAKKRQGVVGGPNNGGYDDDQGGYTLVPHDHVAYRYEVLKLIGKGSFGQVAKVYDHKLHQHLALKIVRNEKRFHRQAAEEIRILEHLKKQDKTGSMNVIHMLESFTFRSHICMTFELLNMNLYELIKRNKFQGFSLQLVRKFAHSILQCLEALHRNKIIHCDLKPENILLKQQGRSGIKVIDFGSSCFEHQRVYTYIQSRFYRAPEVILGSRYGMPIDMWSFGCILVELLTGYPLFPGEDEGDQLACMMELLGAPPPKILEQAKRAKNFFNSKGYPRYCTVNTLPNGSVVLNGSRSRRGKMRGAPGSKDWLAALKGCEDALFIDFLKGCLNWDPTARMTPSQALRHQWICKRLPKPPITDKSSGKRITSHTSSFPGIVSKLPPVVGVANKLRANLMNDSNGSIPLRTVLPKLVS; encoded by the coding sequence TAGGAGCAGACTACACATTACCAGTGCTGACCAAAGAGAAGAGCTCGGACAGTTCCGGCACCTCAAAATCCAGTGATGGCTCGACCAAGTCCTCCAAGGCCACATATTTAAGTCCTGAGCAATCGCTTAAACAAAACAAGCACCAACTGACCTCTTTTGAAGTGCAAGAAATCAGTAACTTCCCTGAGATCCACTTTGTGGGTCCAAATGCAAAGAAAAGGCAAGGTGTTGTAGGGGGTCCGAACAATGGCGGGTATGATGATGACCAAGGTGGATATACATTGGTGCCCCATGACCATGTGGCTTATCGTTATGAGGTGTTGAAATTAATTGGGAAAGGTAGCTTTGGTCAGGTGGCAAAGGTGTATGACCACAAACTCCACCAGCATTTGGCCCTAAAGATTGTCCGCAATGAGAAAAGATTCCACCGTCAGGCAGCAGAAGAGATCCGGATCCTGGAACATCTAAAGAAGCAAGATAAGACTGGGAGCATGAATGTAATTCACATGCTGGAAAGTTTTACTTTTCGCAGTCACATCTGCATGACCTTTGAGCTACTGAACATGAACTTGTATGAGCTAATTAAGAGAAACAAATTCCAGGGTTTTAGTCTGCAGCTAGTTCGGAAGTTTGCCCACTCAATCCTACAATGCCTGGAGGCTCTACACAGGAATAAAATCATCCACTGTGACCTTAAGCCAGAAAACATATTGCTTAAACAACAAGGACGCAGTGGAATCAAAGTGATTGACTTTGGATCCAGTTGTTTTGAGCACCAACGCGTCTATACATACATTCAGTCTCGTTTCTATAGGGCACCAGAGGTAATTCTTGGAAGTCGTTATGGCATGCCCATCGATATGTGGAGCTTTGGGTGCATTTTGGTGGAGCTGTTGACTGGCTACCCACTGTTCCCAGGTGAGGATGAGGGAGATCAGTTAGCATGCATGATGGAACTCCTTGGAGCTCCACCTCCAAAGATATTAGAGCAAGCCAAGAGAGCAAAGAATTTTTTCAACTCCAAGGGCTATCCTCGCTATTGCACTGTCAACACACTTCCTAATGGGTCCGTAGTCCTAAACGGAAGCAGGTCACGCAGGGGCAAGATGCGTGGTGCTCCCGGTAGCAAGGACTGGTTGGCAGCATTAAAGGGTTGTGAAGATGCTCTTTTCATCGACTTCTTAAAAGGATGTCTGAACTGGGATCCGACTGCACGCATGACCCCCAGTCAGGCACTAAGACACCAGTGGATCTGCAAGCGATTGCCTAAGCCCCCAATAACAGACAAGTCCTCAGGAAAAAGGATTACAAGCCATACCAGCTCCTTCCCAGGGATTGTCTCCAAATTACCCCCTGTAGTGGGTGTGGCCAATAAATTACGAGCCAATTTAATGAATGACTCTAATGGGAGCATACCACTGCGAACTGTTTTGCCCAAACTAGTCAGCTAA